Genomic DNA from Sulfolobales archaeon:
TATGTTATGGGCAAGCACATCGGGGGCGGCATCAACAACCCTTTTAAGGGCATCTAGATCTCCTCTGAAATCTGGTATAAGCACCTCGACCCTCACACCGGGATTCAGATCTTTAACAGCCCTTATAGTCCTTGCAAAGTGCTCTGCACCCCCGTCTGGGAGGTCATCCCTATCTACAGATGTTATCGTTACATAGTCCAGGCCGAGCTTCTTAACAGCCTCGGCCACCTTATACGGCTCCAAAGGATCTATTGGCTGGGGTATACCCTTCTTAACATAGCAGAATCTACAGCCCCTGGTACATGTGTCACCCATAATCATAAAGGTAGCCACGCCGCTGCCCCAGCACTCAAATATATTGGGGCATAGAGCGCTCTCACACACAGTAGCTATCCCAAGGCTCGAAACAAGCTTCGAAAGCTCTAAATATCTCTGGTTAATAGAGACCCTCAGCCTAACCTTCTCCAAAGACCTCCACCTTCACAACACCGCTTCCAGGGGATACAGAGCTCCCTGGGGATACTAGGATCTCCTTGACAACCCCGTCATAGGGAGACTCTATAACAAGCACGGCCTTCTCAATCTCAACCTCAACGAGAGGATCTCCCTTAGAAACCCTATCACCAGGCCTTTTAAGTATATTTATAACCTTACCGCTCCACCCACCCCTCCTCGGCCAGAGCTCCTCAGGGATCCTAACAATCTTCTCCAGAACCAACACCGCCATATATAATGAAGTAGAGGCTAAAAACCATATTATAATTATACATATAGAGACACAGGCGAGCCGAAATACCCTATAATATTATAGCCTTCTCCTAAGCCTCGGGTTGAAGTATTCCTCCAAACCGGTGCCCAGAAGTATGACTGCTAACACGGCTAGACTGATCATTATCCCTGGTGGGAGGAACCACCACCACATTCCAAGATATATCGCGTTTCTCAGCAATGCGTAGTGGAGCATCATACCCCAGCTAATAGCCCTCGGATCTCCTAGGCCTAGAAAGCTTAGAGAGGCCTCGGTGAGCATCGCGTTCCCCATAAGCGTTATCACCTCGACGATTATTAGTGAGGATGTGTTCGGCAGAATATGTTTAAATATGATCCTTGAGTTGCTCGCCCCCAGAGCCCTTGCACTCTCTATATATTGGCTCTGCTTAATAGAGATCACAGCAGATCTTATCAACCTTGCAGCAGTCGGCCACGAGCCTATAGCTATAGCGATTATTATGGGGATAAGCCTATTCCCAGCCAGCGGGGCGAAGAGCACAACGAGTAGTATTGTGAATAGCAGATTTGGAAAGGCCAGCCAGAGATCTGTGAACCTCATCACAAGCTCATCAACCCTTCCACCGTAGTAGCCTGCTATGAGTCCCAGGAGGGTTCCTATCATGGTTGCTACTACAGCGGATATGAATCCTATTAATAGTGAGAGCCTTGCTGAGTGGATGAGCTGTGAGAATATATCTCTCCCGAGATCGTCTGTGCCTAGCCAGTGCCTCTCGCTAGGGGGTTGGAAGGGTTGGGAGATTCTTTCATAGGGGTTGTAGGGGGCTATGAGATCTGCCAAAGCCGCGATCAATATGAAAGCGACCATGATT
This window encodes:
- the lipA gene encoding lipoyl synthase; translation: MEKVRLRVSINQRYLELSKLVSSLGIATVCESALCPNIFECWGSGVATFMIMGDTCTRGCRFCYVKKGIPQPIDPLEPYKVAEAVKKLGLDYVTITSVDRDDLPDGGAEHFARTIRAVKDLNPGVRVEVLIPDFRGDLDALKRVVDAAPDVLAHNIETVRRLTPLVRDWRAGYDQSLKILKQAKIYNPRLITKSSILLGLGETWEEVIEAMRDLREAGVDILVLSQYMRPSPKQLPVAKVYRIEEFKELEEIGYKMGFSYVVAHPLARTSYKAREAYLEAVKRIAGHASSQSGF
- a CDS encoding ABC transporter permease, which encodes MRIYNILRESLSILMSNDASKAGFIIMVAFILIAALADLIAPYNPYERISQPFQPPSERHWLGTDDLGRDIFSQLIHSARLSLLIGFISAVVATMIGTLLGLIAGYYGGRVDELVMRFTDLWLAFPNLLFTILLVVLFAPLAGNRLIPIIIAIAIGSWPTAARLIRSAVISIKQSQYIESARALGASNSRIIFKHILPNTSSLIIVEVITLMGNAMLTEASLSFLGLGDPRAISWGMMLHYALLRNAIYLGMWWWFLPPGIMISLAVLAVILLGTGLEEYFNPRLRRRL
- a CDS encoding lipoyl domain-containing protein — protein: MVLEKIVRIPEELWPRRGGWSGKVINILKRPGDRVSKGDPLVEVEIEKAVLVIESPYDGVVKEILVSPGSSVSPGSGVVKVEVFGEG